The Brassica napus cultivar Da-Ae chromosome C1, Da-Ae, whole genome shotgun sequence DNA segment ctgtcgctcatacggatacatccatccgttgtgaacaggtccacgaagcaatgcttcatacggtaggtggacaactagatgctccatgacgtcaaaaaatgaaggaggaaatatcttctccaggttgcacaatatgatcggaatgttatgatgaagttgttcgatgacttcttccttgaacgtacgtgtgctgagatctctgaaaaaaagcgccgatggctgtatattgcaaaagtaatcaaattaataacatttcataacatatgtatatatattaacgttttataattacctgcaagtgcttcatggacatttgctggaaggagctcggcaaaagcaaatggaagtagtcgttgcataaacacatgacaatcatgactcttcattccggagaacttttgacctcgttcaacacatcttgacagatttgaaacataaccatcaggaaacttaagtTCTGATGCAACctagtcaaacaaggttgttttggcttctgatgacaaccggaagatgggaacaggaacgtttccactgctcttgatatgtaactcacttcttgagcaaatatcaggtaagtccatccttgactttttgttatcttttgtcttcccagggacgttaagtaatgtattcatgatgttctcaaaaaagttcttctcaatatgcatgacatccagattgtggcgtaagagaagatccttccaatagggtagctcccaaaatatactcttcttatgccaattgtgagacacaccatatccatcaggcatatttccaggaacatgccaatttcctccaactttaactgtttcctgagctccgtaataatcaatgtctgcttcgatctgctggccggtgagatatggaggaggaccgtctctgacaatttttttgtgccgaaacaatgtcttatttcttctgtacggatgggcaagtggaagaaagcgacgatgacagtcaaaccaacaactcttcctaccattcttcagttgaaaagcatccgtcgatccaagacaatatgacaagataatcttccatgtgttttccagccagacaacatcccataagcagggaaatcacttatcgtccacagcagaactgctcgcatcgtaaaattgtttttcaaggaacaatcgtacgtcctcaccccttctgaccacaattgctttagctcttctatcaacggttgaagaaaaacatcaagagaccgttttggatgcttcggcccagggataatatggtcaaaaatagaaattcttgttccatgcacatatccggcggtaaattgtacggcgtaagaatgactggccacaaagaatattgtctaccagacattccaaatggactaaatccatcggtgcataacccaagatagacattccgaatatttgtagcaaaatctgcgtgtaccttgttgaaatgtttccacgctcttgcgtctgatggatgtgcaacctcaccatctctctggacatgttccgcatgccacctcatcgatgcagcagtcctctcagattgatataatcttttcaatctgtctgtaattggtaggtaccacatcctttggtacggtaccctattcctcccacggccttgcggtttgaatcgtggttttttgcagaatcgacactcttctaacttgtcatcttctttccagtaaatcatgcagttgtggatgtaaacatcaatcatctccgaaggcaacccaagactataaaccaatttctgaatctcataataagattcagcagacacgttgtcttctggcaaatactctttaaacaactccgcccatgcatccatgcaattctcaggtaaattatgatccgttttaatattcatcatcctagctgctagagacaatttagagagaccttctctacaaccagtgtagattggttgatttgcagcatctagcatttcataaaacctttttgcatccaaattaggttcttctacatttccagttccatcagctattgttgtagttgtttctaaaaatgcatcactaatcatatcttgaaccctatcatgacctaccatctgctcatgatcttgatgataattatattcattatgcaaatgattcggttcttcactatgatgaccatcctcaaaattattattactactactagcttcatttcccccataaccctctccatgttgataccaaatgtagtactgtggtgtaaatcctctgtttactaaatgcttccatacagtttcactacgtgcaaattttgaattcttgcatttcagacaggggcagaacatcttaccgctttcctgtgtgatcggtgtacagcccgcctggtgcatgaatgtctctagcccgctcagaaatgcgttcgtcacccccccccccccccccccccgttggaatctttgtgcaaatacatccaactccgtaactcgtaaatactaccgccaccggccatttttttcttagatttttttttgaaatctttttttttctgattttttttttcggaattttttttctcccgtttgtgtgttgtgaggaagagagttgtgggaaatgacatatatatagagaaattttcgagttgggtagttgaaatataacaacgattttacaagaaatattttacatggattttacatggttttaacatattatttacaacgactttacgacgaaattaggtaagttaaagcacattgaatacacgttttcacctaaatataacggtaacatgcttcgttgtaatgtcgatgtaatgattacgacgtatttctcattccacgtacattcgtcgtaaacttacatggagtttacgacgaaatcagttcgtcgtaaatttacatggcgtttacgacgaaagttatattcctcgtaatttcgttgtaaagaccgtgtaaatttacgacgaaatattttcgtcgtaaatgttcgttgttacgggtacgttttcttgtagtgaatgttGCAGATTGGAAGGAGAAGTGGAGAGTTTTAGGGGATATGTCGCAACCCCTCTACATCAGAGATGACGTTTGGAAGGGCTTAAAGGCTTATTGGAATTTTTCTAAGTCTGTTTGGAATCTCTCAAGTGCTCTGCGTTTATGATGACTCGTGATGCTCAGGGCAATTTTCCCATACCCCCTACTTCTGGACAGATCCCACACGCCGGGAAAGCCCTTCAAATTGTAAGTCTTCTATATTtcttcaatttaaaaaaaataattaactaaatgCTTTTGAATgcatgaaattaattaatttaatttgtttttgtaggCGGCTCAAGAAAGAGCACCACCATCTCTTTTCCGGCTTTACAAGACGACACACCAGCTTTCTGATGTGATGTTTGTGCATCCTGAGGCAGAAAGGATCTACAACGATGTCGAGACTCGAATACAGGAGGTCCAGACACAACTGTCCCAACAAAATCCCGAAGCTGAACCGGTTCAGTTGTCTACCGTCGAACAAGACAAAATTTTTGAACATGTATAATTTTCAatcttttgaatatattttatgtacattttaatttttcagttttatatatgTACTAATATTCATTTCATTAATTGAAGATTGTCCCGGAGAAAAGGGGACAAATGGTCGGGATCAGTACGGTTAACGATGTCCCGAGGGCAAGAGCTGAATATGCAGCGAGAATGCAGGATGATTCGCAGCTCCGAACAGATTTGACAGCTGCCAACAAAGTCATTTCGGAGCTCCGAGCAGACAACCAGGCCAACCGAACCCACATTAGGTTCATCGCGGGGATGTTCGATGTTCTTGCAGAGACAAACCCGGCTCTTGCAGCGATGTGGCAAAATGTACGTCCAACCATTAATCCCGATCCCACTCCGGAAGAGCAGGCGGATTTGGAGCAACGGTCCGTTCACCACAGTGCCGAGATCTTTGACGACATCAACCTTAATAATTAGATTTTCTTTCGGTTATGTATTAATGTTTTCTATTTTCGATATTATAACATTTTGgatgttttatgatatattatatttttctttagaattttccaaatttaaaaatattttaaaatttcatctcaattttttaatattttaaatttataattaatattacaaataaatatattttatattatattatattataatatactaCGTAATCTGGTCGTAAATATTACGACCAATTAACATTGAAATGCGATGTAATATAGTCGTAAATATTACGACATTTTAACAACAGTTGTCGATGTTTATTCGTTGTAATATTTACGATGACATAACGTCAAACTGTTACGTCCAATAAACGATTTCTGTAAAGGACGTAAAGTTAGTCTcctttacgacgaattctttTACGTCTATATTACAACGACATGTGTCAGTCGTGAGGATTACGTCTCCTTTACGATGAATCGTCCACTACGACGAGCCGCTAATAACGATTTCGTATTCGTAGTTAGTTCGTCGTAATCAATGTATTACGACGACTTAACAACTACTTTTGTAGTCGTCAAGcccatgttttcttgtagcTAGTGTACAAGTCAAACCCAGAAAAGAACTGCAAAACTTAACTCTCATAAGAACAGTTTTTTGAACTGTTTAAGAGCGCATAGTGATTCTCTCTAAATCTccccttttttctttttcattcaaTACGTATTTATGGAGCTCCTTCTTTCTTTCCTTGCTTTTGTAGTGATTGTGTCAGGAAGTTGTTCCGACAATCATCATTATACTTATTGCTCGAAGTTGCTGGCACAAGCTATGCTCGGCGGTAGACACATATTATTGATATCTTACTGCTACACTGCACATCCTTGTGTGGGGAGGTGTCTTTTCTACCTGGGTTGATTCGGCGATGGGCCTTTTGTTGATAATGGACTTCATTCTTCTGATCCAACTCGCAAAATGAGCTGAAGACCCACCATCcatcaataaacaaaacaaaattgacCTGGTTAAAGAGTTTGACTCTTGATGTTTTCTGTGAAAGTCTCTCACATTCTTATAAACATTATGTGGAAGGGAACTATTCATACATAATACATTGCATAGTTATCATAAATGATCATCGTCCACTTTTGGCTCAAAGGGATTACGTCGTTCCTAATATATTCAAGAAACATCCTATAAGCATCTTTAGCTTTCTGTAATGTACATCATAATCAGTGCCGGCTTTATACGTGTTTTTTTTGCACATGGTCtcgtttttttctttagtttttctttatattttgggGTCCTTAATTTCTGTTTTTTCGTTAAAAAAGTCTACAatttacaaaaatgataaactTAAGACTATATATGGTATAAAAGATTGATTATGCACAAGGCCCAAAAATATTTTGAGCCGGGCCTCATCATAATCTATCTTTGAATCACTCAGCTCAACACATTCTCAAGCTTGTGATCATGGCACTTCTGCTCTTGATAACTTCTTCTTGACACGCTCGGTGAGCGAGCTTGAGGGCAAGGGTTTATCAGATAAGTGACTTCTGTTTCTGGATACAATGAATAAGAACTCTTCAAACACAAAATCTATCCATGGTTGGCCAAATGACCAATCACTATTTGAAGTTTCTTTAGCAGGCGAATTGATTAGACACAAGTAATCATGTTTCTTAGAGTTTTGTTGTTCCTTCTCTTGCTCGCTTCTTCTATGGAGCGTATATCTACTACAAAGGTTACATTGAGATCAGTGTGCTGGAGTTTGAGGTTGAGTTGGATAATAAGAGAAAACTATTTGGGTATTgaacttgtttccttctctTTTGATTTACCTTGTTGGTTtttttggcttcttctttttctttttgcgtTCATTTATGGATAAACTGGCGAAATGTTTGTAGACCAGTTCTTCAAATGTACACAAACCAACAATTCTGAACCATGTTTTGGTACAATGTGACAAATAAATAGTAGCATTAGACTGCATAATACATAAAATGTAAGTCAAGCCAACCAAATTAATATGGCTGAACCGGGAGCATTTGTAGTAACCGACAGTTAGCAGCTTATAAAGTTAACCGTCTTTCCCTTACAAAAGTACATTCTTCTGCAGCCGGTGTCTGAAATCATAGACTCGGAAAGTACATGGACGAGAATGTCTAGAAGGATTGTGAAAGTAACTGTCGGTGAAGTtgatcaaaaagaagaagaaaaaaaaaagtgtcggTTTGTTGcgtacatataaatatataaatcggACACCCCATGTTACTTTCAGACACAAACTTATGTGGGCATGTGGCCCCTCTTACCTGCTTCTGCGCTGTAAAATATCCGAGACAGCTttgattcttattattattaatcatatcTCTTATAATTATagcatttctttcttcttcattgcTACCACACAACTCCACTAATCACCTAGCCGCCGACACTCCCAAAATGGCTTATCTCCGGCGAGCAGCCGCCGCattgattattattatgttCCAACTCTTGTCTCTCTCAAACGCCCACAACATAACCAAAATCTTGGCCAAAAACCCTGACTTCTCCACTTTCAACCACTACCTCTCGGCCACCCATCTCGCCGACGAGATCAACCGCCGTCAAACTATCACCGTCTTGGCCGTTGACAACTCAGCAATGAACTCAATCCTCTCCAAAGGCTACTCACTCTACACCATCCGCAACATTCTCTCCCTCCACGTCCTCGTCGATTACTTCGGAGCCAAGAAGCTCCACCAGATCACAGACGGCTCCACCTCCACCGCGTCCATGTTCCAGTCCACCGGATCCGCCACGGGAACTTCCGGCTACGTCAACATCACCGACATCAAAGGCGGGAAAGTTGCTTTCGGTGTCCAAGACGACGACAGTCAACTCACGGCTCGCTACATCAAATCCATCTTCGAGAAGGCTTACAACATCTCCGTCCTTCACATCAGCCAAGTCTTGACCTCGCCGGAAGCAGAGGCTCCCACCGCGAGCCCTAGCGATCTCATCCTCACCACGATTCTCGAAAAGCAAGGATGCAAAGCTTTCTCCGACATGTTGAAAACCACCGGAGCCGACAAGACGTTTCAAGACACCGTCGACGGAGGCTTGACGGTGTTCTGTCCTTCCGACAGCGCCGTCGGGAAATTCGCGCCGAAGTTCAAAGCTCTCTCCGCGGCGAACAAGACGGCGTTGGTGTTGTACCACGGCATGCCGGTTTACCAGTCGTTGCAGATGCTTAGATCAGGTAACGGCGCTGTTAACACGTTGGCGACTGAGGGTAACAACAAGTTTGACTTCACGGTTCAGAACGACGGAGAGGAAGTGACGCTTGAGACGGACGTTGTGACGGCGAAGTTAACAGGGACGTTAAAGGACCAAGAGCCGTTGATTATTTACAAGATAGATAAAGTTTTGTTGCCGAGAGAGATCTATAAGGCCGTTAAGGCGTCTGCTCCAGCACCTAAATCAAGTAAGCATAAGCCTAAGAACGCGGAGGCTGATGAAGACGCTGACGGACCAAGCGCTGATGCTCCGTCAGATGATGACGGTGAGGTTGCTGATGATAAAAATGGTGCCGTTACGGTTACACGAAACAATGTTCTTGTGACGGCGATTGTGGGGCTCTGTTTTGGAGTTTGGCTCATGTGAGATGTTGTTGGTTACATGTGGTTGGGAATCTTGTTTTCtcgattttcttgtttttgatctttcttgattttcttgTGGGACAATGAATTCAATCATTAAATTCATTACTTGTTTAgttataaatcattaagtgGATGTCCCATAGCCAAAACCAAGACAAGGCCCAgccgtgtccaagaggagagagaatcggcgtccaagaggagagagagtcggcctatCCCTTGGCCGACTTTAGACTTAGGACGTTTTCTATTTatctgttttagatcttttcctatttcatgttgtattaggtttcggataattttcttttttctatactttgtaatccttatataaagaacctctattgttcattaataatacacagacaattccccattcttttacaacacgttatcagcacgatcgtcTCTAGATCCCTGAGACAAATCGAAACCTCTCAACCCTAAAAGCCAAAACCGGCGACCACACCTAAAACCATAATCACGTTCTTAGTTCAATCAAGAACTCAGTTGATCCCTCTTGAATCCTAGACATTCTCAGATCACGTTCTCAGCTCAGAAGAACCGTCCATCTCGCGATCGATACCCGAAGACGCGATCACACCCGAGACGACCCGATCTCCGCGCAGCTCGCAGCCGAGACGCCTCCAGCCCGCGATCGTCCCATCCGCGACCCGATTGCATCCgttcgtcctctctctctctctctaaaggtgGTCCGGTTCTAAACCCCTACAAACAAAGGTATAACTTAATCTGAGAACCTAGATTGATcagaaaccctaatccattaatatggaaactttgatcttgatcaaaaccctaaaacctacaAGATTAAAATCGGCAATCTCTTAACTAGAAATATAGAAATCGATTCCTTAGAACTTAAATTGATTGTTCCTGATTTGATTTTCGAGAAACCCTAATTtaggaatcgaaaccctaaaccctaaaggactgaattcaattttaattgattgaaTTGTTTGTTGAATTGAGGTTTTAGGATTGTTAGATTGATTGAAGTAATCTGATCTAGAAATTgaatcctaaaggccttgaaacctttaATTAAAACCGGCAGCCTTAGTTTTAAAAgtagaaaccctaaattcatAAACTGCTAAGGTTGTTTGCATTACATATGAATTTGAATTGAATTGCATTCGTATTGTTTAATGAAATCGACTAGCATATAGAAACATACGAATTCGAATCTGATTGCATTGAAATTTCA contains these protein-coding regions:
- the LOC111202323 gene encoding fasciclin-like arabinogalactan protein 2 produces the protein MAYLRRAAAALIIIMFQLLSLSNAHNITKILAKNPDFSTFNHYLSATHLADEINRRQTITVLAVDNSAMNSILSKGYSLYTIRNILSLHVLVDYFGAKKLHQITDGSTSTASMFQSTGSATGTSGYVNITDIKGGKVAFGVQDDDSQLTARYIKSIFEKAYNISVLHISQVLTSPEAEAPTASPSDLILTTILEKQGCKAFSDMLKTTGADKTFQDTVDGGLTVFCPSDSAVGKFAPKFKALSAANKTALVLYHGMPVYQSLQMLRSGNGAVNTLATEGNNKFDFTVQNDGEEVTLETDVVTAKLTGTLKDQEPLIIYKIDKVLLPREIYKAVKASAPAPKSSKHKPKNAEADEDADGPSADAPSDDDGEVADDKNGAVTVTRNNVLVTAIVGLCFGVWLM